From the genome of Thalassoglobus sp. JC818:
AACAGAACGAGATACCGTCGGGGAGAAGCAAACGCCCGCCAAACGAGACAGTATCTGGCCATCAGCAGAAAGAGGGCAGAAATCGCCAGCGACGGAACTCCCATGGAAAGAATCTTCCAGCCCGGTAGAGAGACTGGCACCGCATCCGTTGATTCCAGAATGGGGATCGGGCAGAAAAACGTAAACCCATTTCTGATCGATCGTTCATAAACGGACATGTGGTAGTCAGGTTGCCAGTCAAGAACTCCGTCGAGGTTGGTTCCCAGAAATGATGCCGTTCCGATGAGCGCGAGTTGCCCCATTCGCCCCATGAACAAGAACGATGTGTCGATCAGCGACCAGGCTTCGCGAAAGAAATCGTTCACAAATTGAATTCCCAGCCCGTCGATGACGAACATGGGACCGAAAGCGAGTGCGAGACCCAAAAGGTACGTGGCAATGAAAGCGTTGACGGTCGTTCGAAAATATGTCGAACACAGAATCGCCAGCGAGGCCAGTTGGATCACCAGCACAACAAGTGCGTAGAAACCGTACCAGACCTGGGCTTGCTCGACTCCTCCCAGCGCGTAACAAAAGCCAAACAGGGGGAGTGAAACGAGCAGGTACGTCCCCATCAGAAGCAGACGCCCGAAATACTTCTCGAGAAGAATCGTCCATGGTCCAAGTCGCGTGAGAAACAGAAGCCCGATGGTGTTGCGTTCTTTCTCGGTCGTAATCGCTCCGCAGGTCAGGGCAGGAGTGAACAACGCAATTCCAACGATTTGGAGTGCGGTCAGGATGAAGAACATTTCCCGGCCTTTTCCGAGAAGCTCCATCGGAGAAGTGACGCGATTGTAGATCTGACCAGAAAAAATGAGCGTGGCGAATCCGAAAAGCAGAATCGCGTAGACCGAACGCACAACATACGTTCTCTTTCTCGCGGACTGCTCGATCATTTCTTTCGCGAGTAGTGGAAGCCCGATTGTCTGATTTCTGGCCATCAGGCGGTCACTCCTTCGGTCAACTTCATGAACGCTGTTTCCATGTCCATCGCTTCCGGTTGGAACATCCGAATCTTGCAGCCGAGGCGGACCAACTCGCTGTGCAGATCTTCAACGGCGAGTTCATCTTCTCGGAGGCGAATCGCAACGCGATCAGTGTGGCGTTCTATCGAATCAATCCCCGGAATCTGTTCCATCTCTTTGAGGACTTCGTCACTCAGTTTGACGATCTGAACATGGACCACGCGCTTGAGTGACAACTGCTGAAAAATCTCGTTGAGAGATCCCTCTGCGACCAGTTGACCAGCTTCAATGATTCCAATCCGGGTACACAGCTGCGCAAGTTCGTGAAGAATGTGGCTCGAAATGAGGATGGTTTTGCCCATTTCCTGCATTGCTTTGAGAAGTTCGCGAACCTCAATTCGTGCTCTTGGATCGAGTCCGGAGGCAGGTTCGTCGAGCAAAAGCAGGTCCGGATCGTGAAGCAGAACACGAGCGAGTGCCAGCCGCTGCTTCATCCCGCGAGACAGGGAGTCGACTGGAGAGTCAATCTTGTGACTCAGGTCGGTCAGTTCAAGGACGTCGGAAACGGTGCTGTGACGGCGGTCTTTCGGAAGTCGATAGGCTGCGGCAAAGAAGTGGAGATATTCTCGGGCGGTCAGGTCTTCGTAGACCCCGAAAAAGTCCGGCATGAAGCCAATCATCTCTCGGATTCGATCGGGGTTTTCGCGAACTTCAATTCCGTTCACGCAAACTTGCCCGCTGAACTTTTTCTGAAGGGTAGCCAGAACGCGAATTGTCGAGGACTTACCAGCCCCGTTCGGACCAATGAATCCGAAGACTTCCCCCTTGGGGATTTCGAAAGAGATACCTCGAACTGCGTGGAGTTTTCCGTAGTAGACGTTCAAATTCTTAACGGAAACAACGTTCGTCTCGGTCGTCATTCGGCTTCCAACGGTCAGTGAGGAATGATGGTGGTATGCCACATCTACGAAAATTGGACCACTGTGGAGGAGGAAATGTTGCCGAATTTTCCAAGAGATGTCCATTCGCTCGCGAATTCAGGCTGGCGAAGAAGCCCCCAACCCCGCTGAATCGGCGCAGCAAGTACTCGAGTTTGCCCACTCGAGTCGGCTCTTGTTCCCGAGGTTCAAACATCAGTGGCGATTACGGAGCAACCCAGTTTCCGAACCATTGGTTGTTCTGCTTGGTCCATTGAGCGCGAAGATTTCCCGATTGCTGGAGAATCAACAGGTCCATTTGTGTGATCGACGTTTGAACCACCGCGAAATTCTCTTGCCCAGCGAGAGACTCTGCATCCGTCGGCGGA
Proteins encoded in this window:
- a CDS encoding ABC transporter permease subunit; translation: MARNQTIGLPLLAKEMIEQSARKRTYVVRSVYAILLFGFATLIFSGQIYNRVTSPMELLGKGREMFFILTALQIVGIALFTPALTCGAITTEKERNTIGLLFLTRLGPWTILLEKYFGRLLLMGTYLLVSLPLFGFCYALGGVEQAQVWYGFYALVVLVIQLASLAILCSTYFRTTVNAFIATYLLGLALAFGPMFVIDGLGIQFVNDFFREAWSLIDTSFLFMGRMGQLALIGTASFLGTNLDGVLDWQPDYHMSVYERSIRNGFTFFCPIPILESTDAVPVSLPGWKILSMGVPSLAISALFLLMARYCLVWRAFASPRRYLVLFFQSLDRLFQKANQNRITQGIVLVRESSSLPVYQPVAWRETTKTSLGSFRYLLRIFIALEFPVVAICAIAIATSVGSFYTNRHPAIAMMVFLCWIIAILLTVVRSASLVAGERSHETLDVLLTTPITSQQLISQKFQGVYRLMFVVATPLLTAMAMQAWYGLVTESGTDWSNFFDRPERSPAAYFVASVLMVVISLPMFAWLSLLMGLWMKSSTRAIFSSLAIIVAWMVIPLVVLVTLFEMFRVDQRDGIVTTLLLSPVVVPFLHEISELDDLFDSHWPIVLANILMYGCWLSLFRHLCFKNGAKLLGRSEDNWS
- a CDS encoding ABC transporter ATP-binding protein: MTTETNVVSVKNLNVYYGKLHAVRGISFEIPKGEVFGFIGPNGAGKSSTIRVLATLQKKFSGQVCVNGIEVRENPDRIREMIGFMPDFFGVYEDLTAREYLHFFAAAYRLPKDRRHSTVSDVLELTDLSHKIDSPVDSLSRGMKQRLALARVLLHDPDLLLLDEPASGLDPRARIEVRELLKAMQEMGKTILISSHILHELAQLCTRIGIIEAGQLVAEGSLNEIFQQLSLKRVVHVQIVKLSDEVLKEMEQIPGIDSIERHTDRVAIRLREDELAVEDLHSELVRLGCKIRMFQPEAMDMETAFMKLTEGVTA